The stretch of DNA ATGTTGCCGGATAGCTATGATGGCACAAGAGAGCGGTGGGAGATTCAGGTGCAGTGAGAGAGAAAGACCGCATGAGTATTAAGACTTCGGTACTGAGCGAGCTACTGCAAGCCTTACCTCAACTGCGAACTCAAATTTATTTCAAATCTTCCTTAACGGCGCTGTCGCATGCCATGGAAGATCAGGTACTAGCTGCAACGACAGAAAACCCATTGCTAGTTGCGAGTTTTCAACGGGAAAGTTTTTATCGCCAGGAAGCAAATCGCTACCGCCGACTCGCGCAAAAAAGCAATCAGGTTTATGTTCTTGCGGCAGCAGAAACCGATTTTGCAAGTGCATCAGAAGAATATGAGACGATCGCTTTCGATCCGTATGAAGATGCGTTACGCCATGAGTGGCATTTAGTCGTTATTTCGCAGCACTATACAATATGTCTTGTATGCCGCGAACGACAAAATCCAGCACTAGAGCTATATTCAGCAGAATTGCCTGTTAGTTTTGACATGGACCCCGCGCGTCAATTTGAGGGAATTTGGACGTCAGACCGCGAAGCAAGTCATATTGCCGCTGATATTTTGCTACAACGGATTTTAACGTATCGACCGGAATTACGAACGAAAATTAACCAAGCACAGCGCGACTTTGGTCTATTACGTTTTTCGAGTCGCGCGTCTTCATCAACGCCGACGCGCAAGCTCGTCGGGAAGCAACAGCGCTCATCGCAGCGTGTTGACTCAGATCCTTTTGTGCAGCGCTTAGTCACTTATCTGCAAGCGAGTCAATACAAGTTGCTCAAAGCGTACGGTTCGATCGCATTACAAGAGCGCAAAGAACGTTTGGTAAACTCGATTACTGCGGCAATTCGTCGCGGTAGCGATAGCGGTCAGCCACTACATCCACAAGAAATTTTGAAAGTAGCTGTACAGCAATTAGGCAAAGCAGTTTATGCGAGTCGCTGCTTAATTTATCGCGCGCAATCAACAGATGCTATGGCAACAATTAGCCATGAGTTTGTCAGTTCTACAGGAGTATCGCCGCTGAGTGGAAAAATGCTCCTTTTAAAGCAAAATCCTTTATTTCAAGAAGCTGTACAGCAGCAAGAGCGAGTTTATGTTGCTGATACACAAAGTGACGCTCGCATTGGCAATTCTCAGGTTTTGGCAACTTTTGTTAAGCAATGGGCAATTCGGTCGTGGTTAATGGTGCCAATATTGTATCAAGGAAAATTGTTAGGCATGATTGAGTTACATCATTGTGGGGAGACAACCTACCAATGGCAAAAAGATGATATGGCCTTGGTAGAAGCGATCGCAACCCAAATCGGTGCTACCTTAATCCAAGCTGAAGCCTATGCCAACCTAGAAAACCTCAATCAGCAGTTGGAAGCTTTAGACCGTACCCGCAGCAATTTGATTGCGATCGCAGGTCACGAATTACGCACGCCGCTCTCAACGATCCAAGTATGTTTAGAAAGTCTTGCCAGCGAACCTGATATGCCGCTTGAGCTACGGCAAGTCATGCTCAACACTGCCTTAGGCGACTCGGAACGGATGCGGAAGTTAATTCAAGACTTTTTGACGCTTTCTAACTTAGAAAGTGGTCGCATCCAATGGCATCTTGAGTCTTTACCGCTCGAAGAGTGTATCAGCTTGGCAATTAGCCGCACGCGTACGCGGATCAATACGGAAGATTTGCCGGAAATTGCGATTCAAATTCCTCAAGAATTACCGTTAGTGCGAGTTGATGGCGATTGGCTCGTCGAGGTCATTTCCAAACTTCTCGATAACGCTTGTAAATTTACGCCAGCTGATGGTCAAATTACGATCGCGGCGCGCTGTAATGACAGTCAAATGCTCGAAGTAATCGTCGCTGACACAGGACGCGGGATCGAACCTAACCGCTTAGAAGTCGTCTTCGATCGCTTTTATCAAGAAGAGGG from Chroococcidiopsis sp. TS-821 encodes:
- a CDS encoding DICT sensory domain-containing protein; translated protein: MSIKTSVLSELLQALPQLRTQIYFKSSLTALSHAMEDQVLAATTENPLLVASFQRESFYRQEANRYRRLAQKSNQVYVLAAAETDFASASEEYETIAFDPYEDALRHEWHLVVISQHYTICLVCRERQNPALELYSAELPVSFDMDPARQFEGIWTSDREASHIAADILLQRILTYRPELRTKINQAQRDFGLLRFSSRASSSTPTRKLVGKQQRSSQRVDSDPFVQRLVTYLQASQYKLLKAYGSIALQERKERLVNSITAAIRRGSDSGQPLHPQEILKVAVQQLGKAVYASRCLIYRAQSTDAMATISHEFVSSTGVSPLSGKMLLLKQNPLFQEAVQQQERVYVADTQSDARIGNSQVLATFVKQWAIRSWLMVPILYQGKLLGMIELHHCGETTYQWQKDDMALVEAIATQIGATLIQAEAYANLENLNQQLEALDRTRSNLIAIAGHELRTPLSTIQVCLESLASEPDMPLELRQVMLNTALGDSERMRKLIQDFLTLSNLESGRIQWHLESLPLEECISLAISRTRTRINTEDLPEIAIQIPQELPLVRVDGDWLVEVISKLLDNACKFTPADGQITIAARCNDSQMLEVIVADTGRGIEPNRLEVVFDRFYQEEGALRRTAGGTGLGLAICRQIVNSWGGQIWAESAGKDRGSQFHFTVPISENRPEQMSLVTSG